The Gallus gallus isolate bGalGal1 chromosome 3, bGalGal1.mat.broiler.GRCg7b, whole genome shotgun sequence genome window below encodes:
- the RDH14 gene encoding retinol dehydrogenase 14 yields the protein MRRGASGAASRSPGARPCTHAGRSAALPAVMAPAALTAALLGGGLLLAAWRWLRAAARPGAGAGASMRGKTVIITGANSGLGRAAATELLRMQARVIMGCRDRARAERAAREIRAELGEREAAEGGGELVVRELDLASLRSVRAFCHRVLQEEPRLDVLINNAGIFQCPYMKTEDGFEMQFGVNHLGHFLLTNLLLGLLKNSAPSRIVVVSSKLYKYGEINFEDLNSEISYNKSFCYSRSKLANILFARELARRLEGTGVTVNSLHPGIVRTNLGRHVNIPLLAKPLFNLVSWAFFKTPLEGAQTSIYLASSPDVEGVSGKYFGDCKEEELLPKAMDDLVARKLWDISEVMVGLLK from the exons ATGCGGCGCGGCGCGTCGGGCGCAGCCTCACGCAGCCCCGGGGCTCGGCCGTGCACCCACGCCGGGCGGAGCGCCGCTCTGCCCGCTGTCATGGCCCCGGCGGCGCTGACGGCGGCGCTGCTGGGTGGGGGTCTGCTCCTCGCCGCCTGGCGCTGGCTGCGGGCCGCGGCCCGCCCCGGAGCCGGAGCCGGGGCCTCCATGCGGGGCAAGACGGTGATCATCACCGGGGCCAACAGCGGGCTGGGCCGGGCGGCGGCCACCGAGCTGCTGCGAATGCAGGCCCGCGTCATCATGGGGTGCCGCGACCGCGCGCGGGCCGAGCGGGCGGCCCGCGAGATCCGAGCCGAGCTGGGCGAGCGGGAGGCGGCCGAGGGCGGCGGCGAGCTGGTGGTCCGCGAGCTGGACCTGGCCTCGCTGCGCTCCGTGCGCGCGTTCTGCCACCGCGTCCTCCAG GAAGAGCCAAGGCTGGATGTTCTGATAAATAATGCAGGGATATTCCAGTGTCCATACATGAAGACAGAGGATGGCTTTGAGATGCAGTTTGGTGTAAACCACTTGGGTCACTTCTTGCTCACCAACCTTCTTCTGGGCCTCCTCAAAAATTCTGCTCCGAGCAGGATTGTGGTAGTGTCCTCAAAGCTTTACAAGTACGGAGAAATCAACTTTGAAGACTTGAACAGTGAAATAAGTTACAATAAAAGCTTTTGTTACAGCCGGAGTAAACTGGCTAACATACTATTTGCAAGGGAGCTAGCCCGTCGTTTGGAAGGGACAGGAGTCACTGTCAATTCACTTCATCCGGGTATTGTCAGAACAAATTTAGGGAGACACGTGAATATTCCTTTACTGGCAAAACCCCTATTCAATTTGGTGTCATGGGCTTTCTTCAAAACACCTCTGGAAGGAGCCCAGACTTCTATTtatttggcctcttctcctgatGTTGAAGGTGTGTCTGGGAAATATTTTGGGGACTGCAAAGAGGAGGAACTTCTGCCCAAAGCCATGGATGACTTGGTTGCAAGAAAATTGTGGGATATAAGTGAAGTGATGGTTGGATTATTGAAATAA
- the NT5C1B gene encoding cytosolic 5'-nucleotidase 1B has protein sequence MSGSGPDAPQPGSAEESRLQEAERDWEAAKAFYDNLVTKRPRPPKPQHAITVAVSSRALFDLVEERRIYEEQGVEKYVEYQQENENVTLKPGPAFHFVKALEHVNARLLELYPDDEERFDIVLMTNNHAQVGVRLINSINHYGLTIERFCMTGGKSPIGYLTAYLTNLYLSADSEKVQEAIEAGIAAATMFTANKDVAYSDTQLRVAFDGDAVLFSDESEQIVKEQGLDKFFEHEQLNENKPLAQGPLKGFLEDLGKLQKKFYAKNERLNCPIRTFLVTARSAASSGARVLKTLRSWGLEIDEALFLAGAPKGPILVKIRPHIFFDDQMFHIEGAQKLGTIAAHVPYGVAQKYQKSA, from the exons ATGAGTGGCTCCGGGCCGGACGCGCCGCAGCCCGGGAGCGCCGAGGAGAGCCGGCTGCAGGAAGCCGAGCGGGACTGGGAAGCGGCCAAGGCCTTCTACGATAACCTGGTCACCAAGAGACCGCGGCCG CCCAAGCCTCAGCATGCCATCACGGTGGCCGTCTCGTCCCGAGCCCTCTTCGACCTGGTGGAGGAGCGGCGGATCTACGAGGAGCAAGGGGTGGAGAAGTACGTGGAGTACCAGCAGGAGAACGAGAACGTCACCCTGAAGCCCGGACCGGCGTTTCACTTCGTCAAG GCACTAGAACATGTCAATGCCAGGCTTCTCGAACTGTACCCTGATGATGAAGAACGATTTGACATTGTTCTGATGACTAACAACCATGCCCAAGTGGGAGTGAGGCTCATAAACAGCATTAATCACTATg gcTTAACAATCGAACGCTTCTGCATGACAGGAGGAAAAAGTCCTATTGGCTACCTGACTGCGTACCTTACCAACCTGTACCTGTCAGCAGACTCTGAGAAAGTGCAAGAAGCTATAGAAGCAG GCATTGCAGCAGCTACCATGTTCACTGCCAACAAGGATGTTGCTTATTCAGATACACAGCTGAGAGTGGCATTTGATGGGGATGCAGTCCTGTTTTCTGATGAATCAGAACAGATCGTCAAAGAGCAAGGATTAGATAAATTTTTTGAACATGAACAGCTAAATGAAAATAAGCCTCTTGCACAG GGTCCTTTGAAGGGTTTTCTGGAAGACCTAGGGAAACTCCAGAAGAAGTTCTATGCAAAAAATGAGCGATTAAATTGTCCTATAAGGACCTTCCTGGTGACAGCCAGAAGTGCAGCAAGTTCTGGAGCCCGAGTACTGAAGACTCTTCGTAGCTGGGGTCTGGAGATTGATGAGGCGCTCTTCCTAGCAGGAGCTCCTAAAGGACCGATCCTAGTGAAAATACGTCCACACATCTTCTTTGATGACCAGATGTTTCACATTGAAGGAGCACAGAAATTAGGCACCATAGCTGCACATGTTCCCTATGGTGTTGCTCAGAAATACCAAAAATCTGCATGA